One segment of Deltaproteobacteria bacterium DNA contains the following:
- a CDS encoding YqgE/AlgH family protein, protein MEAKVAPGLLLSMPHLLDPNFTRAVVLMVEHSEEGSFGLVVNQPSDLAVAELLEQLDIDWRGADDAVVWSGGPVTPSTGWVLHEPIAGLVPDEDGSMVDVAPGIVLSTSPEILRDIAAAPPRRVRFLLGYAGWGPGQLAHEMVRGSWLHAAPSPEIIFDTPADEMWERAVRSVGVDPEALIPGQGVH, encoded by the coding sequence ATGGAAGCCAAGGTCGCGCCCGGGCTGCTGTTGTCGATGCCACATCTTCTGGACCCCAACTTCACGCGGGCGGTGGTCCTCATGGTCGAACATTCCGAGGAGGGATCGTTCGGCCTCGTCGTCAACCAGCCGAGCGACCTGGCGGTCGCCGAGCTGCTCGAGCAGCTCGACATCGACTGGCGCGGCGCCGACGACGCCGTCGTGTGGAGCGGCGGCCCGGTCACGCCGTCGACCGGCTGGGTGTTGCACGAGCCGATCGCCGGGCTCGTGCCCGACGAGGACGGGTCGATGGTCGACGTCGCGCCGGGCATCGTGCTGTCGACGTCGCCCGAGATCCTGCGCGACATCGCCGCCGCGCCGCCGCGCCGCGTCCGCTTCCTGCTGGGCTACGCGGGCTGGGGGCCCGGCCAGCTCGCGCACGAGATGGTCCGCGGCTCCTGGCTGCACGCGGCGCCGTCGCCGGAGATCATCTTCGACACCCCGGCCGACGAGATGTGGGAGCGCGCCGTCCGCTCGGTCGGCGTGGACCCCGAGGCGCTCATCCCCGGCCAGGGCGTCCATTGA
- a CDS encoding response regulator: MVVPDADNGFERRGGLRAAASLKVTYTSVDELVEAYTEDISRGGLFVRTTELLPIGEVVRVQVEMPDGGPVYAGFARVAHTIGREAVAAGRSPGMGLEFLDAGEAPLANEIARHLAATGHDEPVPPAPAGVSGRILVVDNDDAARELAAGVIRDAGHTVAVARNGMDAIRKALDDPPDLIVTDVDMPALDGWQFLRLLRARPELEHVPVIVLAGRLTDDERLRGYQNGVNDYVTVPYADDELALHVQRALERARAYPNRTAALTGYIAHVSIARLLTLLSSEQREGRLYVSDRKRVATAYLRDGQVVRVDVPEDQEHLDGAGRLLWLLDWIDGRFEFIPAAVSDPDSVGLSTPQALLRHARADAEPPTGP; this comes from the coding sequence GTGGTGGTCCCGGACGCCGACAACGGCTTCGAGCGGCGGGGCGGCTTGCGAGCAGCCGCGTCCCTGAAAGTCACCTACACGTCGGTCGACGAACTCGTCGAGGCCTACACCGAGGACATCAGCCGCGGCGGCCTGTTCGTCCGTACGACCGAGCTGTTGCCGATCGGCGAGGTCGTGCGCGTCCAGGTCGAGATGCCCGATGGCGGCCCGGTGTACGCCGGGTTCGCGCGCGTCGCGCACACGATCGGACGCGAGGCGGTTGCGGCGGGCCGGTCGCCGGGCATGGGGCTCGAGTTCCTCGACGCCGGCGAGGCGCCGCTGGCCAACGAGATCGCCCGCCACCTGGCGGCCACCGGCCACGACGAGCCGGTCCCCCCGGCCCCGGCGGGCGTGAGCGGGCGCATCCTCGTCGTCGACAATGACGACGCTGCGCGCGAACTCGCCGCCGGCGTGATCCGCGACGCCGGCCACACGGTCGCGGTCGCGCGAAACGGCATGGACGCCATCCGCAAGGCGCTCGACGACCCGCCGGATCTGATCGTCACCGACGTCGACATGCCGGCGCTCGACGGCTGGCAGTTCCTCCGATTGCTGCGCGCACGCCCGGAGCTCGAACACGTACCGGTGATCGTACTCGCGGGCCGCCTCACGGACGACGAACGCCTGCGCGGCTATCAGAACGGCGTCAACGACTACGTCACCGTCCCGTACGCGGACGACGAACTCGCGCTCCACGTCCAACGAGCGCTCGAGCGCGCGCGCGCGTATCCCAACCGCACCGCCGCGCTCACCGGCTACATCGCGCACGTGTCCATCGCTCGCCTGCTGACGTTGCTGTCGTCGGAGCAGCGCGAGGGGCGGTTGTACGTGTCCGACCGCAAGCGCGTGGCGACCGCCTACCTGCGCGACGGCCAGGTCGTCCGCGTGGACGTTCCGGAGGACCAGGAGCACCTCGACGGCGCCGGTCGACTGCTGTGGCTGCTGGACTGGATCGACGGCCGCTTCGAGTTCATCCCGGCCGCCGTGTCCGATCCCGACAGCGTGGGCCTGTCGACGCCCCAGGCGCTGCTGCGCCACGCGCGCGCCGACGCCGAGCCGCCGACCGGGCCGTGA